The Streptomyces rimosus genomic interval CCCACACCTCGTCGAGGATGTCGCGCTTGGCGACCGCCTGGCCTTCGCCCGCCATGAGGCAGCGCAGTACGGCCAGTTCGCGGGCCGTCAGCTCGATGTCGGTGTCGCCGCGGCGGCAGCGGCGGGCCTCGGCGTCCAGGGTGAGATCGCCGCACTGGAGCGTACGGGGGCGCTCGGCGGCGCGGCCGCGCCGGGTGAGGGCGCGGAGGCGGGCGAGCAGCACGACGAAGGAGAACGGCTTGGTGAGGTAGTCGTCGGCGCCCGCGTCCAGCCCCTCGGCCTCGTCGTACTCGCCGTCCTTGGCGGTCAGCATCAGTACGGGCGTCCAGTCGTCGCGGCGCCGCAGCCGTCCGCAGATCTCGTACCCGCTGGGCCCCGGCAGCATCACGTCCAGCACGATCGCGTCATACGCCGCGGAGAGCGCCAGCTCCAGCCCCCGATGCCCGTCCCGGGCCACGTCCACCCAGTGCCCCTCGGCCGCCAGCCCCCGACGCAAGGAGTCGGCCAGCCCCTCTTCGTCCTCCACGACCAGTATGTGCATGGGGCCATTGTGCGGGGTGTGCCCTGGTTTGTGGCG includes:
- a CDS encoding response regulator transcription factor; amino-acid sequence: MHILVVEDEEGLADSLRRGLAAEGHWVDVARDGHRGLELALSAAYDAIVLDVMLPGPSGYEICGRLRRRDDWTPVLMLTAKDGEYDEAEGLDAGADDYLTKPFSFVVLLARLRALTRRGRAAERPRTLQCGDLTLDAEARRCRRGDTDIELTARELAVLRCLMAGEGQAVAKRDILDEVWDSPADVDPNIVEVYVSSLRKKVDTPFGRHSIRTVHGTGYRMAPGED